TCTCTAGCATTCACATCCACTGCATCATCGATAGGAGAGTTTGGAGCCGATGTTTGGTCTTGAGATGCCAACATTTGGTGTTGGGGCGCATTCGTACTCCGCTGGCCCGTCCAAATGCCTGCAAAAGCATTGAAATTAAGGCAAACAAATATGAGAGGAAGTGCAATCCGAATGTATACCTTTCTCATTTCGAGTTCTCCTGTCGCTTCGATATCTGATCTATATAATAATACTCCACTTATTCGATTATTCCTGCAAACTTTCTGCAATCCTAGATAATATAATACTAATCTGAAGGGGTGCAACCGCAGGTTCGAGCGTGGCATAATAGTTGGAGTTTTTGATTGGGGGGAATGGGAAAATGGAATATTCACTTGAGCCTTTACCGAAGGAAGAAGTAATTGCGGCGATTGAGCGGCGGGGGCCGGTGCGGATTCCGATGTTGATGAACATTTGGTGGGGTGAAGGGTTGGAGGAGCAGCATGGGGCGCGTCTTGATTCCTTGTTTCGTTACCCCACGGACGTTGTGATGGAGGGCTTCCGCTTTCCTCCGGTCGAGTATCCCTGGTATGACCCTGAGGCGCGGGGGAAAATTGGGCATGACAGCGGGGGCGTGCTTTGGGATTGGCGCTACCTCGATGACTATATCGCGACCCTTCCCGATTACAACGCGCCGGGATTGTCTGATGCCACCAAGTTATATGTCGATGATGCCAGAGCTAAAAATCTCTATTATATTTTCTCAAAGTGGGGGTTATTTTTTGAGCCGTGCTGGGGACTGCGGGGGATGCAGAACCTTATGATCGATTATTATGAGAACCCCGATCTTATTCACAAGCTGAATGATGCGTTGTGTGATAACACTTGCGGCCTTATTCGAAGGGCGGCCAAAGACTTTCAACCCAATGGGTTCTGGTCGAGCGATGACCTAGGCCACCAACAACAACTCATGATGCGCCCCGAGACTTTCCGTGAGTTTCTACTTCCCTATTACAAGCGGGTCGGCAAGACTTGTAAGGAATTCGGAATGCACTTCTGGCTACATAGCTGCGGCGATAATACGGAGATTATAGAAGACCTAATTGAAGCAGGGGTAAACGTCTTCCATCCGGTTCAGAAGC
The window above is part of the bacterium genome. Proteins encoded here:
- a CDS encoding uroporphyrinogen decarboxylase family protein, which codes for MEYSLEPLPKEEVIAAIERRGPVRIPMLMNIWWGEGLEEQHGARLDSLFRYPTDVVMEGFRFPPVEYPWYDPEARGKIGHDSGGVLWDWRYLDDYIATLPDYNAPGLSDATKLYVDDARAKNLYYIFSKWGLFFEPCWGLRGMQNLMIDYYENPDLIHKLNDALCDNTCGLIRRAAKDFQPNGFWSSDDLGHQQQLMMRPETFREFLLPYYKRVGKTCKEFGMHFWLHSCGDNTEIIEDLIEAGVNVFHPVQKHAMKEQEIAAKYGDRMTFLVGFDVQDKIVNGTPEEVRAEVRYLMDTFDRPDGGMCIAAGNGIVGGTPFENIEVFLDESVRYGYEHRAKMNGVKR